One genomic segment of Fervidobacterium pennivorans includes these proteins:
- a CDS encoding glycosyltransferase family 2 protein, with the protein MAKVDILMPVYNDQTYLKEAIESVLSQKGVNLRLVIVDDGSTDSTPDIVRQFHSEKILYIRHSANKGQLEALLTAASYVEADYVALFHGDDRLLDDRCIHEYVDICERENVDGIYSDLITINSKGEIIGRIKARRDVSNKTLIHLLANAGGNPIPDPFFVTRKFFFNYVVENYIKWNMPYWFCVNEESFRVGNIKYVKRPWYAYRLSEENYVRSEIGRFVAANGVFRTIVTLSKFVHLPNFYFLDPRLKRKLWRVTGRFREISVSSEKYRRQVWELLRIVSKEYGFERDENEYYRAIFSFYESKRTDNPRVLYIKNISDTHVYLGKDVNLFYKDLRDKKLPDIFKYRSLSSHI; encoded by the coding sequence ATGGCTAAAGTAGATATTCTTATGCCGGTATACAATGACCAAACCTACCTGAAAGAAGCAATCGAAAGTGTTCTTTCTCAGAAGGGTGTTAATTTAAGGTTGGTTATTGTAGACGATGGTTCTACTGATTCAACTCCGGATATAGTTAGGCAGTTTCATAGTGAAAAAATACTTTATATTCGGCATTCGGCCAATAAGGGGCAGTTGGAAGCGTTACTAACAGCTGCAAGTTATGTTGAAGCTGACTATGTTGCGCTTTTCCATGGTGATGACAGACTATTAGATGACCGATGTATTCATGAATATGTTGATATTTGTGAAAGAGAGAATGTTGATGGTATCTATTCAGATTTAATAACAATAAATTCAAAAGGGGAGATAATTGGTAGAATTAAGGCAAGAAGGGATGTTTCAAATAAAACGTTAATACACCTTTTGGCAAATGCCGGGGGGAACCCTATACCCGATCCTTTCTTTGTGACTAGAAAATTCTTTTTCAATTATGTTGTTGAAAACTACATAAAATGGAATATGCCATACTGGTTCTGTGTAAATGAAGAAAGTTTCAGAGTAGGGAATATAAAGTATGTTAAACGTCCTTGGTATGCCTATAGATTGAGCGAAGAGAATTACGTAAGGTCGGAAATTGGAAGATTCGTTGCAGCAAACGGCGTTTTTAGAACGATTGTGACACTGTCTAAATTCGTACACCTGCCGAATTTCTATTTTCTTGATCCACGTTTGAAAAGGAAGTTGTGGAGGGTTACAGGAAGGTTTAGGGAAATTAGTGTAAGTTCAGAAAAATACCGTCGACAAGTTTGGGAATTGCTGAGGATTGTTAGCAAAGAATATGGTTTTGAGAGAGACGAAAATGAATACTACAGGGCAATTTTTTCATTTTATGAAAGTAAGAGAACGGATAATCCAAGAGTACTTTACATCAAGAATATTTCGGATACTCACGTGTATCTAGGTAAGGATGTGAACTTATTTTACAAGGATTTGCGGGACAAGAAACTGCCTGATATATTTAAATACCGAAGCCTTAGCAGTCATATCTAA
- a CDS encoding glycosyltransferase: MLGKYSAVLKEIDGVRYEPVIVKRSLPSFIASELSFKYVLKNALRAVSEIEKNADVSSYDIIHAHGMFRVPAGIVAFFIAEKYRKPYILTLHGSDVNYMMKKWRKKYIPFLERAARTIFVSNALLERAKQFGYSGKNAMVVPNGFDPDIFKPLEKELIRKELGIYSPGYKYVGFVGNLNYVKRADKLTEIFLKIAKSIGHVKFIVVGDGQLRRKLEKSLRDENLEAVLIGRVSQVDVAKYMNAMDVMILPSRNEGFGAVVIEAQACGTCVVGSNNGGIPEAIGFEEHVVEEGPDFEERFTKKVVEVLRSGYDRQKIVQRAQKYTWEYIVKMEKQVYEAVLQEKKKEFNV; the protein is encoded by the coding sequence ATGCTTGGGAAATATTCTGCTGTTCTTAAAGAAATTGATGGTGTTCGATACGAACCTGTAATTGTCAAGAGAAGTCTTCCGTCGTTTATTGCATCTGAACTCTCTTTCAAGTATGTGTTGAAAAATGCACTTCGGGCTGTTAGTGAAATCGAGAAGAACGCAGATGTTTCAAGTTACGATATCATACACGCTCATGGTATGTTTAGGGTGCCAGCTGGAATAGTGGCCTTTTTTATTGCGGAGAAGTATCGCAAACCTTATATATTGACGTTGCATGGTAGTGATGTTAACTATATGATGAAGAAATGGAGAAAAAAATACATTCCTTTTTTGGAAAGGGCGGCGAGAACTATTTTTGTCAGTAATGCACTTTTAGAAAGGGCTAAACAATTTGGGTATTCTGGAAAGAACGCCATGGTTGTGCCAAATGGGTTTGACCCTGATATATTTAAACCTCTTGAAAAGGAATTAATTAGAAAAGAGTTGGGGATTTATAGTCCCGGTTATAAATACGTCGGGTTCGTTGGGAATTTAAATTATGTAAAGCGAGCTGATAAATTGACCGAAATCTTTCTGAAAATCGCAAAAAGCATCGGTCATGTGAAGTTTATAGTTGTAGGCGATGGACAACTTAGGAGAAAGCTTGAAAAATCTTTACGTGATGAAAATCTCGAAGCCGTTTTGATTGGTCGCGTCAGTCAAGTAGATGTGGCAAAGTATATGAACGCAATGGATGTTATGATACTCCCAAGCAGAAATGAAGGTTTTGGAGCGGTTGTCATTGAAGCTCAGGCATGCGGAACATGTGTTGTGGGAAGTAACAATGGAGGAATTCCAGAAGCAATTGGATTTGAAGAACACGTGGTTGAAGAAGGACCAGATTTTGAGGAAAGGTTCACAAAGAAAGTCGTTGAAGTACTACGAAGTGGGTATGATAGGCAGAAGATTGTTCAAAGAGCCCAGAAATACACCTGGGAGTACATTGTGAAGATGGAGAAACAGGTCTATGAAGCTGTACTGCAAGAAAAGAAAAAGGAGTTTAATGTATGA
- a CDS encoding oligosaccharide flippase family protein produces the protein MDVSLKNRFLKSYFSFSVGIWFSAIISFLSVPITSWLIEPAEYGKATMFSTIYSMILLIVLIGTPNGFMRLYHSVEEKRKLLWSSLVVPVFLSVIFFGFVLLFKDTVNIFLAGQKNSKAHLILVFAVFFGVLQTFSQTVLRMQEKGFSYSALQIVSAASNVLFVILYALLISRNFYAVLYAQLFSNILALSLGIYLHRESWFPIKIDKSLVKEILAYSYPFLLSGVVWWLFGWTDRIVLRMYSTFEEIGLYSAAFKLVSVMSLFTSGFSTFWYPFAYEQYEKNPNNKELFSKTFDYISFLILILALLIMSAKNVIFLLFAKSYRSSAYIAPFLLLQPVAITMAIVVARGIDFAKKTYWYIISDGVAAAFNIIGNLLLIPLLGAKGAAVTTGLSSIIVFAIEKAASEKLYPVKYNSKRAYVSMLILIIIASINTFFERFYVGILSSLTGIVVVTLLYNDVFRKLMKSFFEFLNRLKSMNK, from the coding sequence ATGGATGTCAGTTTGAAAAATAGATTTCTAAAAAGCTACTTTTCTTTCTCTGTTGGAATTTGGTTTTCAGCTATTATCTCATTTTTGTCCGTACCCATTACATCATGGTTGATTGAACCAGCTGAATATGGTAAGGCAACCATGTTTTCAACAATTTACTCTATGATTTTGCTAATTGTATTAATAGGTACACCAAACGGTTTTATGAGGCTCTATCATAGTGTTGAAGAGAAAAGAAAACTTCTTTGGAGTAGTTTGGTGGTGCCTGTCTTCCTTAGTGTGATTTTCTTCGGATTTGTACTTTTGTTCAAAGATACAGTTAACATTTTTTTGGCGGGTCAGAAAAATTCGAAAGCTCACCTAATACTGGTTTTTGCTGTATTTTTCGGTGTGTTGCAGACTTTTAGCCAAACAGTGCTGAGAATGCAAGAAAAAGGTTTTTCCTACTCTGCATTGCAAATAGTGAGTGCTGCGAGTAACGTGCTGTTTGTTATACTGTACGCTTTATTAATTAGCAGAAATTTCTACGCTGTTCTCTACGCTCAATTATTTTCAAATATTCTTGCTTTAAGCTTAGGAATTTACCTACATCGTGAAAGCTGGTTTCCGATAAAGATTGACAAAAGCTTGGTTAAAGAAATATTAGCCTATTCTTACCCATTTCTTTTATCTGGTGTGGTCTGGTGGTTGTTTGGATGGACAGATAGGATAGTTTTGCGAATGTACTCAACGTTTGAAGAAATTGGCTTATACTCAGCGGCTTTTAAATTAGTTTCAGTGATGAGCTTGTTCACAAGTGGTTTTTCGACATTTTGGTATCCTTTTGCCTACGAGCAATATGAGAAAAATCCTAATAACAAAGAGCTATTCTCAAAGACATTTGATTATATTTCGTTTTTAATATTAATTTTAGCGCTTTTGATCATGAGTGCAAAGAATGTAATATTTTTGCTTTTTGCAAAAAGTTATCGAAGTTCAGCATACATTGCTCCATTTTTACTTTTACAACCAGTGGCTATAACTATGGCGATTGTGGTTGCAAGGGGAATAGATTTTGCGAAGAAAACCTATTGGTACATTATTAGCGACGGAGTTGCAGCAGCTTTTAACATAATCGGTAATCTTTTATTAATTCCCCTACTTGGAGCGAAAGGTGCAGCAGTCACTACTGGCTTGTCTTCTATTATTGTTTTTGCTATAGAAAAAGCAGCTTCTGAGAAGCTGTATCCTGTGAAATATAATTCGAAGCGAGCGTACGTTTCGATGCTAATACTTATTATCATTGCATCGATAAACACATTTTTTGAAAGATTTTATGTTGGGATTCTGAGCAGTTTAACAGGTATAGTTGTTGTGACTCTGCTTTACAATGATGTTTTCAGAAAGTTAATGAAAAGCTTTTTCGAATTCTTGAACCGATTGAAAAGTATGAATAAGTAG
- a CDS encoding DDE-type integrase/transposase/recombinase: MNNSTLSCPKCGSTNLYKNGHDKYGNQQFLCKVCNHSFKLSHSHKRKNFSFLYPKCTSCGKAMEIYKVRRSFVVFRCRTCRTKDRVPFNLPEPVTLIPEKFKYFRFPIFFVLKAFVLYMKHNMSYRSLAHSLNIKVSHVTIYKWVIKLCTLFSVLFPTFTIENVFSVHADETVLVFKEQKYYVWLLVDHETNLILCWHVSKYRDMGQVKVLLEKFFGNSKPRNIELITDGLGAYESAVKLLFRNINHVVVPLGKNNQCESKFSLLKDFFRLKRGLKNTKNLAKYIQGFCVVKNLWKTHNGNINHILSHLHSFITTS, from the coding sequence ATGAACAACTCAACACTCTCTTGTCCAAAATGCGGTTCCACCAACTTATACAAAAACGGTCATGACAAATACGGTAACCAACAATTCCTTTGCAAAGTCTGCAATCATTCTTTCAAACTTTCCCATTCTCACAAACGCAAAAACTTCTCTTTCCTTTATCCCAAATGCACTTCTTGTGGTAAAGCTATGGAAATTTACAAAGTCCGTCGCTCTTTCGTTGTCTTCCGTTGTAGAACTTGTCGTACCAAAGATAGAGTACCTTTTAACCTCCCCGAACCAGTCACCCTTATTCCTGAGAAATTTAAATATTTCCGCTTCCCTATCTTTTTCGTCTTAAAGGCTTTTGTTTTGTATATGAAACACAATATGTCTTATCGCTCTCTTGCTCATTCTCTTAATATCAAAGTATCTCATGTCACCATATACAAATGGGTTATTAAATTGTGTACTTTATTCTCTGTACTTTTTCCAACATTTACCATCGAAAATGTTTTCTCAGTTCATGCTGATGAAACTGTTCTTGTGTTCAAAGAACAAAAGTACTATGTTTGGCTATTAGTTGATCACGAAACTAACTTAATTCTTTGTTGGCATGTCTCAAAGTATCGTGATATGGGACAAGTCAAAGTATTGCTCGAGAAGTTCTTTGGTAATTCAAAACCTAGAAACATTGAACTTATTACTGATGGACTTGGTGCATATGAAAGTGCAGTAAAGCTGTTGTTCAGAAATATCAATCACGTAGTGGTACCGCTCGGTAAAAACAATCAATGTGAATCTAAGTTTTCATTGTTGAAAGACTTTTTCCGACTCAAGCGAGGGCTGAAGAATACGAAGAATTTAGCGAAATATATTCAAGGCTTTTGTGTAGTGAAGAATCTTTGGAAAACGCACAATGGTAATATCAATCACATTCTTTCACACTTACACTCTTTCATCACTACAAGTTAA